A genomic window from Bicyclus anynana chromosome 11, ilBicAnyn1.1, whole genome shotgun sequence includes:
- the LOC128198506 gene encoding uncharacterized protein LOC128198506: MENQFQILFEKMKNEMRNQTDELKESILEKLDEKLQPIIAENKNLKTKLDTLEKEIESLKRGKKQNNLIIYGVKEDEKSTPEIIQKVKEIFKADLDLQFEDYEVNKIYRIGNKKSSCKKPRPILFSFVNEWKKSEVMKRKKSFKDVYVSEDYSKEVLEKRKMLQSQLKEERNKGNIAYLKFDKLIIREKVDNTKNEKRKREMSTSPQQNTQPRKQQYMKPSNKLNAYDLMKIRSNSLPSNTSTNTTTNKQ; the protein is encoded by the coding sequence ATGGAAAAtcaattccaaattttatttgaaaaaatgaaaaatgaaatgcGAAACCAAACAGACGAATTAAAAGAATCTATATTAGAGAAATTAGACGAAAAGCTACAACCAATTATAgcagaaaataaaaacttgaaaacaaAATTGGATACTCTTGAGAAAGAAATAGAAAGCCTGAAAAGAGGGAAAAagcaaaataacttaataatttacGGAGTTAAAGAAGATGAAAAATCTACGCCAGAAATAATACAGAAAGTGAAGGAAATCTTCAAAGCCGACTTAGACCTACAATTTGAAGACTATgaggtaaataaaatttatcgaattggaaataaaaaaagctcATGTAAAAAACCTAGACCTATCCTATTTTCCTTTGTAAATGAATGGAAGAAAAGCGAAGtaatgaaaagaaagaaaagttttaaaGATGTATATGTGTCAGAAGACTATAGTAAGGAAGTTTTAGAAAAGAGGAAAATGTTGCAGTCGCAACTGAAAGAGGAGAGGAATAAAGGAAACATCGCATATTTAAAATTCGACAAACTAATAATTAGAGAGAAAGTTGATAacacaaaaaatgaaaaaagaaaaagagaaatgTCAACATCACCGCAACAAAATACACAACCAAGAAAACAACAATATATGAAACCATCCAACAAACTGAATGCTTATGATTTGATGAAGATTAGATCTAACTCCCTTCCTTCGAATACGAGTACAAATACAACAACCAATAAGCAATGA